The following coding sequences lie in one Moritella viscosa genomic window:
- a CDS encoding glutamine amidotransferase, giving the protein MRIHFIVHESYEGPGYFTEWAHLNNYQVSFTRVYLNDPLVYENEAFDLLVILGGPQNPRTRKEECPHFDSLGEQAFIKQAIANKKAVIGVCLGAQLIGEALGAANQISPEQEIGYFPIAMTEHGHIDSKLAEFDLAEVVGHWHNDMPGLTSGSVVLAVSKGCPRQIVRYSTLVYGFQCHLEFISEQLAPLIEHDQLAFNTESIGQYIQDPDSVLKHSTARMNQLLGGFLDKLVQAYRDC; this is encoded by the coding sequence ATGAGAATTCATTTTATTGTGCATGAGTCTTACGAAGGGCCGGGGTATTTCACTGAGTGGGCACATCTAAATAACTATCAAGTTAGCTTCACTCGCGTTTACTTAAATGACCCCTTAGTTTATGAAAATGAAGCATTTGATCTTCTTGTTATATTGGGCGGGCCGCAGAACCCTCGCACCCGCAAAGAGGAGTGTCCGCACTTTGATAGTCTTGGCGAGCAAGCATTCATTAAACAGGCAATCGCGAATAAAAAAGCCGTTATTGGAGTTTGCTTGGGGGCGCAGTTAATTGGTGAAGCCTTAGGCGCTGCGAACCAAATAAGCCCAGAGCAAGAGATTGGTTACTTTCCTATTGCGATGACAGAGCATGGGCACATCGATTCTAAATTAGCGGAATTTGATTTAGCAGAGGTTGTGGGTCATTGGCATAATGACATGCCGGGATTGACAAGTGGCAGCGTGGTATTGGCGGTGAGTAAAGGATGCCCACGACAAATCGTACGATATTCAACGCTAGTTTATGGCTTTCAGTGTCACCTTGAGTTTATAAGTGAGCAGTTAGCTCCTTTGATTGAACATGATCAGTTAGCATTTAATACTGAATCAATAGGTCAGTATATTCAAGATCCGGATTCGGTCCTTAAACATTCGACAGCACGGATGAATCAATTATTGGGTGGTTTTCTGGATAAATTAGTACAGGCTTATCGTGATTGTTGA
- a CDS encoding transporter, LysE family has protein sequence MFSHEFYALVIITLITVITPGPDFVVVVKNTVSVSRRAGFLTAFGIATAIWVHIFYSIVAVQFVATQSEFIFEIIRLLGATYLFWLGWKSLTSAAQPLVTTTETDKIQRSEFWKQGFINNLLNPKATLFFISIFSQVVDPNTPIFLQVGYGVVITMICFSWLCFISIMLTIDNMKPYVNKIVQPVEKVAGIIFVSYASMEIYNSYQLHFL, from the coding sequence ATGTTTAGTCATGAATTTTATGCCTTAGTGATTATTACCTTAATCACTGTCATAACCCCAGGTCCAGACTTTGTGGTGGTCGTCAAAAATACGGTTAGTGTTTCGAGACGGGCGGGATTTTTAACTGCGTTTGGTATTGCTACTGCAATTTGGGTACATATATTTTACTCCATTGTCGCCGTCCAATTTGTGGCTACGCAATCTGAATTTATATTTGAAATTATTAGACTACTCGGGGCAACCTATCTATTCTGGTTAGGATGGAAATCATTAACGTCGGCAGCACAACCTTTAGTAACAACAACTGAAACGGATAAAATTCAACGTTCTGAATTTTGGAAACAAGGTTTTATTAATAACCTACTAAATCCTAAAGCTACGCTTTTCTTTATCAGTATTTTTAGCCAAGTGGTCGATCCCAATACCCCGATCTTTCTTCAGGTCGGATACGGTGTCGTCATTACGATGATCTGTTTTTCTTGGCTTTGCTTCATCTCAATAATGTTAACCATTGATAATATGAAGCCTTATGTTAATAAAATTGTGCAACCCGTTGAAAAAGTAGCTGGCATTATTTTTGTCTCCTACGCATCAATGGAGATTTATAACAGTTATCAGCTTCACTTTTTATAA